A region of Arabidopsis thaliana chromosome 5, partial sequence DNA encodes the following proteins:
- a CDS encoding Bifunctional inhibitor/lipid-transfer protein/seed storage 2S albumin superfamily protein (Bifunctional inhibitor/lipid-transfer protein/seed storage 2S albumin superfamily protein; FUNCTIONS IN: lipid binding; INVOLVED IN: lipid transport; LOCATED IN: endomembrane system; CONTAINS InterPro DOMAIN/s: Bifunctional inhibitor/plant lipid transfer protein/seed storage (InterPro:IPR016140), Plant lipid transfer protein/seed storage/trypsin-alpha amylase inhibitor (InterPro:IPR003612), Plant lipid transfer protein/hydrophobic protein, helical domain (InterPro:IPR013770); BEST Arabidopsis thaliana protein match is: Bifunctional inhibitor/lipid-transfer protein/seed storage 2S albumin superfamily protein (TAIR:AT5G38197.1); Has 30201 Blast hits to 17322 proteins in 780 species: Archae - 12; Bacteria - 1396; Metazoa - 17338; Fungi - 3422; Plants - 5037; Viruses - 0; Other Eukaryotes - 2996 (source: NCBI BLink).) has product MKFMKLMVITVVIVVMSSPILIKSEVSSSCIPTELMPCLPAMTTGGQPTKDCCDKLIEQKECLCGYINNPLYSTFVSSPVARKVLEVCNIPYPSC; this is encoded by the coding sequence ATGAAGTTCATGAAACTAATGGTCATCACAGTTGTGATAGTCGTCATGTCATCTCCTATTTTGATCAAATCAGAAGTGTCATCGTCATGTATTCCAACAGAACTCATGCCATGCTTACCGGCAATGACCACAGGAGGACAACCAACTAAAGATTGTTGCGACAAACTGATTGAGCAAAAGGAATGTTTATGTGGTTACATTAACAATCCCTTATACAGTACGTTTGTTAGCTCTCCAGTTGCTCGCAAAGTTTTAGAAGTTTGTAATATTCCTTATCCTAGTTGTTAA
- a CDS encoding Bifunctional inhibitor/lipid-transfer protein/seed storage 2S albumin superfamily protein (Bifunctional inhibitor/lipid-transfer protein/seed storage 2S albumin superfamily protein; INVOLVED IN: lipid transport; LOCATED IN: endomembrane system; CONTAINS InterPro DOMAIN/s: Bifunctional inhibitor/plant lipid transfer protein/seed storage (InterPro:IPR016140), Plant lipid transfer protein/seed storage/trypsin-alpha amylase inhibitor (InterPro:IPR003612), Plant lipid transfer protein/hydrophobic protein, helical domain (InterPro:IPR013770); BEST Arabidopsis thaliana protein match is: Bifunctional inhibitor/lipid-transfer protein/seed storage 2S albumin superfamily protein (TAIR:AT5G38195.1); Has 238 Blast hits to 238 proteins in 29 species: Archae - 0; Bacteria - 0; Metazoa - 0; Fungi - 0; Plants - 238; Viruses - 0; Other Eukaryotes - 0 (source: NCBI BLink).): MKFVKLMVITFVIVVISSLILIKSEVAQSWIPSDLRLLCLPAMTTGGQPTKDCCNTLIGQKESLCGYITNPLYYLFFTSPAARKVLEVCNIPYPTC, from the coding sequence atgaaatttGTGAAACTAATGGTCATCACATTTGTGATAGTCGTCATATCATCTCtaattttgatcaaatcaGAGGTGGCACAGTCGTGGATTCCATCAGATCTCAGGCTGCTATGCTTACCGGCAATGACCACAGGAGGACAACCAACTAAGGATTGTTGCAACACACTGATTGGGCAAAAGGAAAGTTTATGTGGTTACATTACAAACCCATTatactatttgttttttacctCTCCAGCTGCTCGCAAAGTTTTAGAAGTTTGTAATATTCCTTATCCTACTTGTTAA
- a CDS encoding Class I glutamine amidotransferase-like superfamily protein (Class I glutamine amidotransferase-like superfamily protein; FUNCTIONS IN: hydrolase activity; INVOLVED IN: glutamine metabolic process; LOCATED IN: cellular_component unknown; CONTAINS InterPro DOMAIN/s: Peptidase C26 (InterPro:IPR011697), Glutamine amidotransferase type 1 (InterPro:IPR017926); BEST Arabidopsis thaliana protein match is: Class I glutamine amidotransferase-like superfamily protein (TAIR:AT1G66860.1); Has 3533 Blast hits to 3529 proteins in 1172 species: Archae - 17; Bacteria - 2871; Metazoa - 1; Fungi - 3; Plants - 53; Viruses - 0; Other Eukaryotes - 588 (source: NCBI BLink).), with product MGTIDMDPKLNDLSQILPRVLVVSRRTVRKNKFVDFVGEYHLDLIVRYGCVPVIVPRVTGVHMLLESFKPIHGVLLCEGEDIDPSLYESEISSLSPEELQEIRETHASDTAIDKEKDSIELGLAKLCLEQNIPYLGICRGSQILNVACGGTLYLDLEKELTNKLPEERRTMHIDYDNYDGHRHVVRIVENSPLHSWFKDSLDGENMEILVNSYHHQGVKRLAQRFVPMAFAADGLMEGFYDPDAYNPEEGKFIMGLQFHPERMRQHDLDEFDYPGCPAAYQEFAKAVIAYQKKLNSSLSVPKTLKLDSEMENKRKMLVRSFSLAKYMYVRGAPGKNPSKESELEVGAEFLESNTALSAEQEMRLKEMGATVRNGGSYMKKLKVDEDKQRMARNMMKKMNIEQLSELMAFYHLMGNICGEVLDRKLQGNVNECLRDL from the exons ATGGGAACAATAGATATGGATCCAAAGTTGAATGATCTCTCTCAAATCCTCCCTCGTGTCCTCGTCGTATCTAGACGCACCGTTCGTAAAAACAAATTCGTCGATTTCGTTG gtGAATACCATCTTGATTTGATAGTACGTTACGGATGTGTACCAGTGATTGTACCAAGAGTAACGGGTGTTCACATGTTGCTTGAGAGTTTTAAACCAATACATGGAGTTTTACTTTGTGAAGGAGAAGATATTGATCCTTCTCTTTATGAATCTGaaatatcttctctttctcctgaAGAGCTTCAAGAGATTAGAGAAACACATGCTAGTGATACAGCTATtgataaagagaaagattcTATTGAGTTAGGTCTTGCTAAGCTTTGTCTTGAACAGAACATTCCTTACTTAGGAATCTGTAGAGGATCACAA ATTTTGAATGTTGCTTGTGGTGGGACTCTTTATCTAGATTTAGAGAAAGAGCTAACGAATAAGTTACCAGAAGAACGAAGAACGATGCATATCGATTATGATAATTATGATGGTCATAGACATGTTGTGAGGATTGTTGAGAACAGTCCACTTCATTCCTGGTTTAAAGATTCATTAGATGGTGAAAATATGGAGATTTTGGTTAATAGTTATCACCATCAAGGTGTGAAGAGACTGGCACAAAGATTTGTGCCAATGGCTTTTGCTGCTGATGGGTTAATGGAAGGTTTTTACGATCCGGATGCGTATAATCCTGAAGAAGGGAAGTTCATAATGGGTTTACAGTTTCATCCAGAGAGAATGAGACAACATGATCTTGATGAGTTTGATTATCCTGGTTGTCCTGCTGCTTATCAG GAGTTTGCAAAGGCGGTGATTGCGTACCAGAAGAAGCTGAATAGCTCATTGTCTGTTCCAAAGACATTGAAGCTTGATAGTGAAATGgagaataaaagaaagatgcTTGTTAGGAGTTTCTCACTTGCTAAGTATATGTATGTTAGAGGAGCACCAGGGAAGAACCcatcaaaagaatcagaaCTTGAAGTTGGAGCCGAGTTCCTTGAG TCGAACACGGCGCTAAGCGCAGAGCAAGAGATGAGGCTGAAGGAGATGGGAGCGACGGTGAGGAACGGAGGATCATatatgaaaaagttgaaagtgGACGAGGATAAGCAGAGGATGGCGAGGAACatgatgaaaaagatgaacaTAGAGCAACTCTCAGAGCTTATGGCGTTTTATCATTTGATGGGTAATATATGTGGAGAGGTTTTGGACCGAAAGCTTCAAGGCAATGTCAATGAATGCTTGAGGGACCTATGA
- a CDS encoding Class I glutamine amidotransferase-like superfamily protein: MGTIDMDPKLNDLSQILPRVLVVSRRTVRKNKFVDFVGEYHLDLIVRYGCVPVIVPRVTGVHMLLESFKPIHGVLLCEGEDIDPSLYESEISSLSPEELQEIRETHASDTAIDKEKDSIELGLAKLCLEQNIPYLGICRGSQILNVACGGTLYLDLEKELTNKLPEERRTMHIDYDNYDGHRHVVRIVENSPLHSWFKDSLDGENMEILVNSYHHQGVKRLAQRFVPMAFAADGLMEGFYDPDAYNPEEGKFIMGLQFHPERMRQHDLDEFDYPGCPAAYQEFAKAVIAYQKKLNSSLSVPKTLKLDSEMENKRKMLVRSFSLAKYMYVRGAPGKNPSKESELEVGAEFLEMMSMVVVMGQSASDQTSPFYAGSDFGLWEANMHVGHNMHGGF; the protein is encoded by the exons ATGGGAACAATAGATATGGATCCAAAGTTGAATGATCTCTCTCAAATCCTCCCTCGTGTCCTCGTCGTATCTAGACGCACCGTTCGTAAAAACAAATTCGTCGATTTCGTTG gtGAATACCATCTTGATTTGATAGTACGTTACGGATGTGTACCAGTGATTGTACCAAGAGTAACGGGTGTTCACATGTTGCTTGAGAGTTTTAAACCAATACATGGAGTTTTACTTTGTGAAGGAGAAGATATTGATCCTTCTCTTTATGAATCTGaaatatcttctctttctcctgaAGAGCTTCAAGAGATTAGAGAAACACATGCTAGTGATACAGCTATtgataaagagaaagattcTATTGAGTTAGGTCTTGCTAAGCTTTGTCTTGAACAGAACATTCCTTACTTAGGAATCTGTAGAGGATCACAA ATTTTGAATGTTGCTTGTGGTGGGACTCTTTATCTAGATTTAGAGAAAGAGCTAACGAATAAGTTACCAGAAGAACGAAGAACGATGCATATCGATTATGATAATTATGATGGTCATAGACATGTTGTGAGGATTGTTGAGAACAGTCCACTTCATTCCTGGTTTAAAGATTCATTAGATGGTGAAAATATGGAGATTTTGGTTAATAGTTATCACCATCAAGGTGTGAAGAGACTGGCACAAAGATTTGTGCCAATGGCTTTTGCTGCTGATGGGTTAATGGAAGGTTTTTACGATCCGGATGCGTATAATCCTGAAGAAGGGAAGTTCATAATGGGTTTACAGTTTCATCCAGAGAGAATGAGACAACATGATCTTGATGAGTTTGATTATCCTGGTTGTCCTGCTGCTTATCAG GAGTTTGCAAAGGCGGTGATTGCGTACCAGAAGAAGCTGAATAGCTCATTGTCTGTTCCAAAGACATTGAAGCTTGATAGTGAAATGgagaataaaagaaagatgcTTGTTAGGAGTTTCTCACTTGCTAAGTATATGTATGTTAGAGGAGCACCAGGGAAGAACCcatcaaaagaatcagaaCTTGAAGTTGGAGCCGAGTTCCTTGAG ATGATGTCTATGGTTGTTGTGATGGGCCAAAGCGCCTCGGACCAGACCAGCCCATTTTATGCCGGTTCTGATTTCGGCTTGTGGGAAGCAAACATGCATGTGGGACATAACATGCATGGTGGGTTTTGA
- a CDS encoding Class I glutamine amidotransferase-like superfamily protein: MGTIDMDPKLNDLSQILPRVLVVSRRTVRKNKFVDFVGEYHLDLIVRYGCVPVIVPRVTGVHMLLESFKPIHGVLLCEGEDIDPSLYESEISSLSPEELQEIRETHASDTAIDKEKDSIELGLAKLCLEQNIPYLGICRGSQILNVACGGTLYLDLEKELTNKLPEERRTMHIDYDNYDGHRHVVRIVENSPLHSWFKDSLDGENMEILVNSYHHQGVKRLAQRFVPMAFAADGLMEGFYDPDAYNPEEGKFIMGLQFHPERMRQHDLDEFDYPGCPAAYQEFAKAVIAYQKKLNSSLSVPKTLKLDSEMENKRKMLVRSFSLAKYMYVRGAPGKNPSKESELEVGAEFLEVNDH, translated from the exons ATGGGAACAATAGATATGGATCCAAAGTTGAATGATCTCTCTCAAATCCTCCCTCGTGTCCTCGTCGTATCTAGACGCACCGTTCGTAAAAACAAATTCGTCGATTTCGTTG gtGAATACCATCTTGATTTGATAGTACGTTACGGATGTGTACCAGTGATTGTACCAAGAGTAACGGGTGTTCACATGTTGCTTGAGAGTTTTAAACCAATACATGGAGTTTTACTTTGTGAAGGAGAAGATATTGATCCTTCTCTTTATGAATCTGaaatatcttctctttctcctgaAGAGCTTCAAGAGATTAGAGAAACACATGCTAGTGATACAGCTATtgataaagagaaagattcTATTGAGTTAGGTCTTGCTAAGCTTTGTCTTGAACAGAACATTCCTTACTTAGGAATCTGTAGAGGATCACAA ATTTTGAATGTTGCTTGTGGTGGGACTCTTTATCTAGATTTAGAGAAAGAGCTAACGAATAAGTTACCAGAAGAACGAAGAACGATGCATATCGATTATGATAATTATGATGGTCATAGACATGTTGTGAGGATTGTTGAGAACAGTCCACTTCATTCCTGGTTTAAAGATTCATTAGATGGTGAAAATATGGAGATTTTGGTTAATAGTTATCACCATCAAGGTGTGAAGAGACTGGCACAAAGATTTGTGCCAATGGCTTTTGCTGCTGATGGGTTAATGGAAGGTTTTTACGATCCGGATGCGTATAATCCTGAAGAAGGGAAGTTCATAATGGGTTTACAGTTTCATCCAGAGAGAATGAGACAACATGATCTTGATGAGTTTGATTATCCTGGTTGTCCTGCTGCTTATCAG GAGTTTGCAAAGGCGGTGATTGCGTACCAGAAGAAGCTGAATAGCTCATTGTCTGTTCCAAAGACATTGAAGCTTGATAGTGAAATGgagaataaaagaaagatgcTTGTTAGGAGTTTCTCACTTGCTAAGTATATGTATGTTAGAGGAGCACCAGGGAAGAACCcatcaaaagaatcagaaCTTGAAGTTGGAGCCGAGTTCCTTGAGGTAAATGATCACTAA